One Agrobacterium vaccinii DNA window includes the following coding sequences:
- the gatC gene encoding Asp-tRNA(Asn)/Glu-tRNA(Gln) amidotransferase subunit GatC, which translates to MSVDLATVKRVARLARIAVDEEEANIMLGQLNGILGFVEQLSEVNVDGVEPMTSVTPFAMKKRVDAVTDGDKADDIVANAPATDRNFFMVPKVVE; encoded by the coding sequence ATGTCCGTCGATCTTGCCACCGTGAAGCGCGTTGCGCGCCTTGCCCGTATTGCCGTTGACGAAGAAGAGGCCAACATCATGCTTGGCCAGTTGAATGGCATTCTCGGTTTCGTGGAGCAACTTTCGGAGGTGAATGTCGATGGCGTCGAGCCGATGACGTCGGTGACGCCGTTTGCCATGAAGAAGCGCGTGGATGCGGTTACCGATGGTGACAAAGCGGATGACATCGTTGCCAATGCACCTGCCACGGACCGCAATTTCTTTATGGTGCCGAAGGTGGTCGAATAG
- the gatA gene encoding Asp-tRNA(Asn)/Glu-tRNA(Gln) amidotransferase subunit GatA — protein sequence MTDLTSLTIAEARDKLKAKDFTAVELTDAYLSAVDAANSALNVYVAVTPEKAREMAKASDDKLAAGKAGALEGIPLGVKDLFAVRDVHTQACSHVLDGFKPKYESTVTQNLWDQGAVMLGKLNMDEFAMGSSNESSYYGPAVNPWRENGSDRKLVPGGSSGGSAAAVAAHLCAGATATDTGGSIRQPAAFTGTVGIKPTYGRVSRWGIAAYASSLDQAGPIARDVRDAAILLKSMASVDAKDTTSIDLPVPDYEKAIGQSLKGLKIGIPKEYRVDGMPEEIEKLWAQGVAWLKDAGAEIVDISLPHTKYALPAYYIVAPAEASSNLARYDGVRYGLRVDGKDIADMYEKSRAAGFGSEVKRRIMVGTYVLSAGYYDAYYLKAQKVRTLIKRDFETVFHEGVDAVLAPITPSSAFEIGDKELAADPVKMYLQDVFTITVNMAGLPGLSVPAGLDGKGLPLGLQLLGKPFDEETLFKTAYAIEQAAGKFTPAKWW from the coding sequence ATGACCGATCTGACCAGCCTGACCATTGCCGAAGCCCGCGACAAGCTGAAGGCCAAGGACTTCACCGCCGTTGAGTTGACCGACGCCTATCTGAGCGCAGTCGATGCCGCCAATTCCGCGCTGAATGTCTATGTCGCCGTGACGCCGGAAAAGGCCCGCGAGATGGCCAAGGCCTCCGACGACAAGCTTGCGGCTGGCAAGGCCGGTGCGCTTGAGGGCATTCCGCTTGGCGTGAAGGATCTCTTTGCCGTTCGCGACGTCCACACGCAGGCCTGCTCTCACGTGCTGGATGGCTTCAAGCCGAAATACGAATCGACCGTCACCCAGAACCTGTGGGACCAGGGCGCCGTGATGTTGGGCAAGCTGAACATGGACGAATTCGCCATGGGCTCGTCCAATGAAAGCTCCTATTACGGCCCGGCGGTCAACCCGTGGCGCGAGAACGGTTCCGACAGGAAGCTCGTGCCCGGCGGCTCGTCCGGCGGTTCTGCTGCAGCCGTTGCTGCGCATCTGTGCGCCGGTGCCACTGCGACAGATACGGGCGGCTCCATCCGCCAGCCTGCGGCGTTTACCGGCACCGTCGGCATCAAGCCGACCTATGGCCGCGTCTCGCGCTGGGGCATTGCTGCCTATGCCTCGTCGCTGGATCAGGCTGGCCCTATCGCCCGCGACGTGCGCGACGCCGCGATCCTGCTGAAATCCATGGCCAGCGTCGATGCGAAGGATACGACCTCCATCGATCTGCCGGTGCCGGATTACGAAAAGGCCATCGGCCAGTCGCTCAAGGGCCTCAAGATCGGTATTCCCAAGGAATACCGCGTCGATGGCATGCCGGAAGAGATCGAAAAGCTCTGGGCGCAGGGCGTTGCATGGCTGAAGGATGCCGGTGCCGAGATCGTCGATATCTCGCTGCCGCACACCAAATACGCGCTGCCGGCCTATTACATCGTGGCACCCGCTGAGGCGTCGTCCAACCTTGCCCGTTATGACGGCGTCCGCTATGGCCTGCGCGTCGATGGCAAGGACATTGCCGACATGTACGAGAAGAGCCGCGCCGCTGGCTTCGGCTCCGAAGTCAAGCGCCGCATCATGGTCGGCACCTACGTGCTTTCGGCTGGTTACTATGATGCCTATTACCTGAAGGCGCAGAAGGTCCGCACGCTGATCAAGCGCGACTTCGAAACCGTCTTCCACGAGGGCGTCGATGCCGTGCTCGCCCCCATCACCCCATCGTCGGCCTTCGAAATCGGCGACAAGGAACTGGCCGCCGATCCGGTCAAGATGTACCTCCAGGACGTGTTCACCATCACCGTCAACATGGCCGGTCTGCCGGGCCTCTCGGTCCCCGCCGGTCTCGACGGCAAAGGCCTCCCGCTCGGCCTCCAGCTCCTCGGCAAGCCCTTCGATGAGGAAACGCTGTTTAAGACGGCCTATGCCATCGAGCAGGCGGCGGGTAAGTTCACACCCGCCAAGTGGTGGTAG
- a CDS encoding vitamin B12-dependent ribonucleotide reductase: MRIERRFTKPGQSAYAEIEFRKAVSEIKNPDGSIVFRLADIDVPAQFSQVATDVLAQKYFRKAGVPARLKKVEENDVPSFLWRSVADEKAMKDIPEDERYGSEIDARQVFDRLAGTWAYWGWKGKYFSTEEDASAFKDELAYMLATQRVAPNSPQWFNTGLHWAYGIDGPGQGHFYVDPFTGKLTKSKSSYEHPQPHACFIQSVADDLVNEGGIMDLWVREARLFKYGSGTGSNFSYLRGEGEKLSGGGRSSGLMSFLKIGDRAAGAIKSGGTTRRAAKMVVVDADHPDIEAYIDWKVNEEQKVAALVTGSKIVAKHLKAIMKACVNCEADNGDCFDPAKNPALKREIRAAKKDMVPENYVKRVIQFAQQGYKDIEFKTYDTDWDSEAYLTVSGQNSNNSVSLKDDFLRAVEDNGDWNLTARKDGKVMKTLKARDLWEKISHAAWASADPGLHFNTTMNDWHTSPAAGPIRASNPCSEYMFLDDTACNLASLNLLQFKDATTKNIDIADYEHAVRLWTVVLEVSVMMAQFPSKEIAERSYEYRTLGLGYANIGGLLMSSGIPYDSDEGRAIAGALTAIMTGVSYATSAEMAGELGPFPGFAPNRDNMLRVIRNHRRAAQGLAYGYEGLSVNPVPLIHTDCTDPDLITHAVAAWDKALELGEINGYRNAQTTVIAPTGTIGLVMDCDTTGIEPDFALVKFKKLAGGGYFKIINRAVPESLRSLGYSESQLAEIEAYAIGHSNLNQAPAINPSTLRAKGFTDEKIEAVNGALKAAFDIKFVFNQWTLGADFLKETLKVSDEQLADMSFNLLEHLGFAKKDIEAANVHVCGAMTLEGAPFLKDEHLPVFDCANPCGKIGKRYLSVESHIRMMAAAQPFISGAISKTINMPNDATVEDCGAAYMLSWKLALKANALYRDGSKLSQPLNASLVEDDNDEDALEDLIAQPQAAQAVTITEKIIERVVERVSREREKLPNRRQGYTQKAAVGGHKVYLRTGEFGDGRIGEIFIDMHKEGAAFRAMMNNFAIAISLGLQYGVPLEEYVEAFTFTKFEPAGMVIGNDAIKNATSILDYVFRELAVSYLGRHDLAHVDTSDFSQTALGKGIEEGKTNLVSTGWTRGYKPTLVSNTPERASSEPKGSATAAPARASGTVTQISGNTVRKLEPTVAISTSEVVAFKRDYEERAKESVEIEEGLATESEQAATALFSDKAAADAASAKTEAKKKEAERRIRSIAQGYTGNMCSECQNFTMVRNGTCEKCDTCGATSGCS, translated from the coding sequence ATGCGCATCGAACGCCGCTTCACGAAGCCCGGCCAGTCTGCCTATGCGGAAATCGAATTCCGCAAGGCCGTGAGCGAGATCAAGAACCCGGATGGCTCCATCGTTTTCCGGCTGGCGGACATCGATGTTCCCGCGCAGTTTTCCCAAGTCGCGACAGACGTTCTGGCGCAGAAATATTTCCGCAAGGCAGGCGTTCCTGCCCGCTTGAAGAAGGTCGAGGAAAACGACGTTCCTTCCTTCCTCTGGCGTTCCGTTGCCGATGAAAAGGCGATGAAGGACATTCCCGAAGACGAGCGTTACGGTTCTGAAATCGATGCGCGTCAGGTTTTCGACCGTCTGGCCGGTACATGGGCTTACTGGGGCTGGAAGGGCAAATATTTCTCGACCGAAGAAGATGCGTCCGCCTTCAAGGATGAGCTTGCCTACATGCTGGCCACCCAGCGCGTAGCACCGAACTCTCCACAGTGGTTCAACACCGGCCTGCACTGGGCCTATGGCATCGATGGTCCCGGCCAGGGCCACTTCTATGTCGACCCCTTCACCGGCAAGCTGACCAAGTCCAAGTCGTCTTACGAACACCCGCAGCCACATGCCTGCTTCATCCAGTCCGTCGCCGACGATCTGGTCAATGAAGGCGGCATCATGGACCTGTGGGTGCGTGAAGCACGCCTGTTCAAATACGGCTCCGGCACCGGCTCCAACTTCTCCTATCTGCGCGGCGAAGGCGAAAAGCTGTCGGGCGGCGGACGCTCAAGCGGCCTCATGAGCTTCCTCAAGATCGGTGACCGCGCAGCTGGCGCCATCAAGTCCGGCGGCACCACCCGCCGTGCGGCCAAGATGGTCGTCGTCGATGCCGATCACCCCGATATCGAAGCCTACATCGACTGGAAGGTAAACGAAGAGCAGAAGGTTGCCGCTCTTGTGACCGGTTCCAAGATCGTCGCCAAGCACTTGAAGGCCATCATGAAGGCCTGCGTCAATTGCGAGGCCGATAACGGCGATTGCTTCGACCCTGCCAAGAACCCGGCCCTGAAGCGCGAAATCCGCGCTGCCAAGAAGGACATGGTTCCTGAAAACTACGTCAAGCGCGTCATCCAGTTCGCCCAGCAGGGCTACAAGGACATCGAGTTCAAGACCTACGACACCGATTGGGATTCGGAAGCCTACCTCACGGTGTCTGGCCAGAACTCCAACAACTCGGTCTCGCTGAAGGACGATTTCCTGCGCGCCGTGGAAGACAATGGCGACTGGAACCTCACCGCCCGCAAGGACGGCAAGGTCATGAAGACGCTGAAAGCCCGCGATCTCTGGGAAAAGATTTCCCACGCCGCATGGGCATCGGCTGACCCCGGCCTGCACTTCAACACCACCATGAACGACTGGCATACATCGCCAGCCGCAGGTCCCATCCGCGCATCCAACCCTTGCTCGGAATATATGTTCCTGGATGACACGGCCTGCAACCTTGCCTCGCTGAACCTGCTTCAGTTCAAGGACGCCACGACCAAGAACATCGACATTGCCGATTACGAACACGCCGTTCGTCTGTGGACTGTCGTTCTCGAAGTCTCCGTCATGATGGCGCAGTTCCCGTCCAAGGAAATTGCCGAACGCTCCTACGAATACCGCACACTCGGCCTCGGCTACGCCAACATCGGCGGCCTGCTGATGTCCTCCGGCATTCCTTACGACAGCGATGAAGGCCGTGCAATTGCCGGTGCCTTGACCGCCATCATGACCGGCGTTTCCTACGCAACATCGGCTGAAATGGCTGGTGAACTCGGCCCCTTCCCGGGCTTTGCGCCCAACCGCGACAACATGCTGCGCGTCATCCGCAATCACCGCCGCGCCGCTCAAGGGTTGGCCTATGGCTATGAAGGCCTGTCGGTCAATCCTGTGCCGCTCATCCACACCGATTGCACAGACCCCGACCTCATCACCCACGCCGTTGCCGCATGGGACAAGGCTCTGGAGCTTGGCGAAATCAACGGCTACCGCAACGCCCAGACCACCGTTATTGCGCCAACAGGCACGATCGGTCTCGTCATGGATTGCGACACGACGGGTATCGAGCCTGACTTTGCTCTGGTGAAGTTCAAAAAGCTCGCCGGTGGCGGTTACTTCAAGATCATCAACCGCGCAGTTCCGGAATCCCTGCGTTCGCTCGGTTATTCGGAAAGCCAGCTCGCCGAAATCGAAGCCTACGCCATCGGCCACAGCAATCTCAACCAGGCGCCTGCCATCAACCCATCGACGCTGCGCGCCAAGGGCTTTACCGATGAGAAGATCGAAGCCGTCAACGGTGCGCTGAAAGCCGCCTTCGACATCAAGTTCGTCTTCAACCAGTGGACTTTAGGCGCCGACTTCCTCAAGGAAACCCTGAAGGTTTCCGATGAGCAGCTCGCCGACATGAGCTTCAACCTGCTCGAACATCTCGGCTTTGCCAAGAAGGACATCGAAGCGGCCAACGTGCATGTTTGCGGCGCGATGACGCTGGAAGGCGCACCGTTCCTGAAGGACGAGCATCTGCCCGTCTTCGATTGCGCCAACCCTTGCGGCAAGATCGGCAAGCGTTACCTCTCGGTCGAATCCCACATCCGCATGATGGCGGCAGCGCAGCCCTTCATCTCGGGTGCGATTTCCAAGACCATCAACATGCCCAACGATGCAACGGTTGAAGATTGCGGCGCAGCCTACATGCTGTCCTGGAAGCTGGCGCTGAAGGCCAACGCTCTCTACCGCGATGGCTCCAAGCTGTCCCAGCCGCTCAACGCCTCACTGGTCGAAGACGACAATGATGAGGACGCGCTGGAAGATCTGATCGCCCAGCCACAGGCAGCCCAGGCCGTCACCATCACCGAAAAGATCATCGAGCGTGTTGTCGAACGTGTCAGCCGCGAGCGCGAAAAACTGCCGAACCGCCGTCAGGGTTACACCCAGAAGGCAGCCGTGGGTGGACACAAGGTCTATCTGCGCACCGGCGAATTCGGTGACGGTCGCATCGGCGAAATCTTCATTGACATGCACAAGGAAGGCGCCGCTTTCCGTGCGATGATGAACAACTTCGCCATCGCCATCTCGCTCGGCCTGCAATATGGCGTGCCCCTGGAAGAATATGTGGAGGCCTTCACCTTCACCAAGTTCGAGCCAGCCGGCATGGTCATCGGCAACGATGCGATCAAGAACGCAACCTCGATCCTCGACTACGTCTTCCGCGAACTCGCCGTCTCCTACCTCGGCCGTCACGATCTGGCCCATGTGGATACGTCCGACTTCTCGCAGACGGCACTCGGCAAGGGCATCGAAGAAGGCAAGACCAACCTCGTCTCCACCGGCTGGACCCGCGGTTACAAGCCAACGCTCGTCTCCAACACCCCCGAGCGCGCCTCCTCCGAGCCCAAGGGTTCGGCCACGGCAGCCCCAGCGCGTGCGTCAGGCACAGTCACTCAGATCTCCGGCAACACGGTCCGTAAACTCGAACCTACCGTCGCCATCTCCACCTCCGAAGTCGTCGCCTTCAAACGTGACTACGAAGAACGCGCCAAGGAATCGGTAGAGATCGAAGAAGGCCTCGCCACCGAATCCGAACAGGCCGCAACCGCCCTCTTCTCCGACAAGGCAGCCGCCGACGCCGCATCTGCCAAGACGGAAGCCAAAAAGAAGGAAGCCGAACGCCGCATCCGCTCTATTGCCCAGGGGTATACGGGCAACATGTGCTCCGAGTGCCAGAACTTCACGATGGTCCGGAATGGGACTTGCGAGAAGTGCGATACGTGTGGTGCGACGAGCGGTTGCAGCTGA
- a CDS encoding class I SAM-dependent methyltransferase encodes MNDTTLNFYEANSEEYTADKSAPNPRLFTFLNQCKPNGRVLELGTGGGVDAAAIIENGFKLDATDGSSELAAIASLRIGQPVKTMLFNELDANGIYDGVYACASLTHVPRHELGEVISRIHRAMTESAVVWASFKAGAKEGSDALGRYYNYFQQDQLISLWQVSASWRKIEAEAWTGSAYDRKPTDWLAITAMK; translated from the coding sequence ATGAACGATACGACCCTAAACTTTTACGAGGCAAACTCGGAGGAATATACGGCCGACAAAAGTGCGCCCAATCCGAGATTGTTCACCTTTCTCAACCAGTGCAAACCGAATGGTAGGGTGCTCGAATTAGGTACTGGTGGTGGCGTCGATGCTGCAGCTATCATTGAGAATGGCTTCAAGCTCGATGCCACAGACGGATCATCGGAACTTGCGGCCATCGCTTCACTTCGCATCGGACAGCCTGTCAAAACGATGTTGTTTAACGAGCTGGATGCCAATGGTATTTATGACGGGGTTTACGCCTGCGCTTCTCTGACACATGTACCTCGACACGAACTTGGTGAGGTAATCAGCAGAATTCACCGTGCGATGACTGAGAGTGCTGTGGTTTGGGCTAGTTTCAAGGCTGGTGCTAAAGAGGGTTCAGATGCGCTGGGCCGCTATTACAACTATTTTCAGCAAGATCAGTTGATATCGCTTTGGCAAGTATCAGCATCTTGGCGGAAGATTGAAGCCGAGGCTTGGACAGGCAGCGCATATGACCGCAAGCCGACTGATTGGCTCGCTATCACAGCGATGAAATGA
- the gpt gene encoding xanthine phosphoribosyltransferase, which translates to MSLPDKAFPVSWDQFHRDARALAWRLAGLNQEFKAIVCITRGGLVPAAIISRELNIRLIDTVCIATRHDYVNQGDTLLLKGISPELMERQGEGILVVDDLTDTGKTALEVREMLPKAHFACVYAKPTGVPTIDTFITEVSQDTWIYFPWDLGFTYQEPIAKGAPG; encoded by the coding sequence ATGTCCCTTCCCGATAAAGCCTTTCCCGTCTCCTGGGATCAATTCCACCGTGATGCCCGCGCGCTTGCATGGCGTCTGGCCGGCCTGAACCAGGAGTTCAAGGCCATCGTCTGCATTACCCGCGGCGGCCTCGTTCCGGCAGCCATCATCTCGCGCGAACTCAACATCCGCCTCATCGACACCGTCTGCATCGCCACGCGCCATGACTACGTCAATCAGGGCGATACGCTGCTGCTCAAAGGCATCTCGCCGGAACTGATGGAAAGACAGGGCGAAGGCATCCTCGTCGTGGACGACCTGACCGATACCGGCAAGACGGCGCTCGAAGTGCGTGAAATGCTGCCAAAAGCCCATTTTGCCTGCGTCTACGCCAAGCCCACCGGCGTCCCCACCATCGATACCTTCATCACCGAAGTCAGCCAGGACACATGGATCTACTTCCCCTGGGACCTCGGCTTCACCTATCAAGAACCCATCGCCAAGGGCGCACCGGGCTGA
- a CDS encoding GGDEF domain-containing protein, translating into MPNFRRSLIAKIFLVSFLSVHVPLIALIVFLLFGFDTGPVPVFTLILVATLLGTAACLYSIWHFIRPLHHLAGALQRYPRDKSVLKLQSTGNDEIAIVTDATKSMLSQVEELAKQLKHQATTDFLTGLANRRRLSEQVPAMQSQAERAGEPISIVLFDLDNFKLINDDYGHDVGDNVLMIVGEIVKDSLRPYDLAARIGGEEFCIVLPRTSGEDALTIAERLRAAFEASYLDPLPKGRITCSFGVVQAGQGERLQQLLRRADTALYRAKDAGRNRVIGSFLGSNG; encoded by the coding sequence ATGCCGAATTTTCGGCGGTCCCTGATCGCGAAGATTTTCCTCGTCTCCTTTCTCAGCGTGCATGTCCCTCTGATCGCTCTGATCGTTTTTCTGCTGTTCGGCTTCGATACCGGGCCGGTGCCGGTGTTCACCCTTATCCTCGTGGCCACGCTCCTCGGCACCGCCGCGTGCCTTTATTCCATCTGGCACTTCATTCGCCCGCTGCATCACCTGGCCGGAGCGCTGCAACGCTATCCGCGGGACAAGAGCGTGCTAAAGCTTCAATCGACCGGCAATGACGAGATCGCCATCGTCACGGATGCCACCAAGTCGATGCTGTCGCAGGTCGAAGAACTGGCAAAACAGCTGAAGCATCAGGCCACCACAGACTTCCTGACCGGACTTGCCAACCGTCGTCGGCTGAGCGAGCAGGTGCCTGCCATGCAGTCCCAAGCGGAGCGCGCCGGAGAACCCATCTCGATCGTTCTGTTCGACCTCGATAATTTCAAGCTGATCAATGACGATTACGGCCATGATGTCGGTGACAACGTCCTGATGATCGTCGGCGAGATCGTGAAAGATTCCCTGCGGCCTTATGATCTGGCGGCCCGTATCGGCGGCGAGGAATTCTGCATCGTCCTGCCACGCACCTCGGGCGAAGATGCCCTCACCATTGCCGAACGTCTGCGCGCCGCCTTCGAGGCAAGCTACCTCGATCCCCTGCCCAAGGGTCGCATAACCTGCAGCTTCGGCGTGGTACAGGCGGGCCAAGGCGAGCGTTTGCAACAATTGCTGCGCCGTGCCGATACCGCGCTCTACCGCGCCAAGGATGCAGGCCGCAACCGGGTCATCGGCTCGTTTCTTGGTAGCAATGGCTGA
- a CDS encoding VOC family protein — translation MTSSVPFSLVGIDHVVLLVDDMEKALRFYHDVMGCRPGYTYPALGMEQVWCGASLIVLWDITHPGGHKAAPPVAGGRNVDHICIATGPFEHDALRAHLERHGVEIHREALHGGARGMGHSFYIYDPFGNMLEIKGPAEYPDGRSVTG, via the coding sequence GTGACATCTAGCGTACCATTTTCACTTGTCGGGATAGATCACGTCGTTCTGTTGGTGGACGATATGGAGAAGGCGTTGCGGTTCTATCATGATGTGATGGGCTGCCGACCCGGTTATACCTATCCGGCGTTGGGCATGGAGCAGGTGTGGTGCGGTGCTTCGCTGATCGTTTTGTGGGATATCACCCATCCGGGTGGGCACAAGGCGGCGCCGCCGGTGGCGGGGGGACGAAATGTGGACCATATCTGCATCGCGACCGGGCCCTTCGAGCATGACGCGTTGCGGGCGCATCTGGAACGCCACGGCGTGGAAATCCACCGCGAGGCGTTGCATGGCGGGGCGCGGGGAATGGGGCACTCCTTCTATATATACGACCCCTTCGGCAACATGCTGGAAATCAAGGGACCGGCAGAATATCCCGACGGTCGATCTGTGACGGGCTAA
- a CDS encoding lipocalin family protein: MTSFLRPLAATLAFCGLSACLIEEAKAEAPVVQTQMSHYQGKWLEIGRTPMRLTDGCVAGFTVYSKGDAPNQVKVQDGCREGTPQGELKTIEGVGTLTDARTTKAKLRVRYPLFITWDYWVLYQSPDRSWFISADPKMEKLWIYARKVPSKPQLARMVKKASELGYDTAKLEFPKF; the protein is encoded by the coding sequence ATGACCAGTTTCCTTCGCCCGCTTGCAGCCACGCTGGCGTTTTGCGGGCTGAGTGCCTGCCTTATCGAAGAAGCCAAGGCGGAGGCACCCGTGGTGCAAACGCAAATGTCGCACTATCAGGGCAAATGGCTGGAAATCGGTCGCACGCCGATGCGTCTGACGGATGGTTGCGTGGCCGGCTTTACGGTCTACTCGAAAGGCGACGCGCCAAACCAGGTGAAGGTTCAGGATGGTTGTCGCGAGGGAACGCCGCAGGGCGAGCTGAAGACGATTGAAGGCGTGGGCACGCTGACCGACGCCCGGACGACCAAGGCCAAGTTGAGGGTGCGCTATCCGCTGTTCATCACCTGGGATTACTGGGTGCTCTACCAGTCTCCCGACCGCAGCTGGTTCATCAGCGCCGATCCGAAGATGGAAAAACTATGGATTTACGCGCGCAAAGTGCCGTCCAAGCCGCAACTGGCGCGGATGGTCAAGAAGGCCAGTGAACTGGGTTACGATACAGCCAAGCTGGAATTTCCGAAGTTCTGA
- a CDS encoding cystathionine beta-lyase: MTPKDGLPKTAGINTRLTHLGNHPGSYHGFVNPPIARGSTVLFPNAQTLVSEDQKYTYGTHGTPTTDALCEMVNSLEGSAGTILLPSGLAAVTVPFLAYLSAGDHALIVDSVYYPSRRFCNTMLKQFGVEVEYYDPAIGAGIEALFRPNTRLLHLEAPGSNTFEMQDVALMSEIAHRHDCVVTMDNTWATPLYFKPLDHGVDVSIHAATKYPAGHSDVLMGFVSANEKHWQKLDHANRDLGLCVTSDDAYQVLRGMRTMGVRLEHHQKSALEIAQWLEARDDVAQVLHPALPSFPSHDLWKRDFKGSSGVFSFLLKSDAERFKETSHAFLDALSIFGLGFSWGGYESLAVPVSLRDRTVAKGPTEGPVIRLQIGLEDVADIKRDLEAGFAAAAVV; encoded by the coding sequence ATGACACCTAAGGACGGGCTTCCCAAGACCGCCGGCATCAATACCCGGCTGACCCATCTGGGCAATCACCCCGGCAGCTACCACGGCTTCGTCAATCCCCCCATTGCCCGCGGCTCCACTGTGCTGTTTCCCAATGCGCAGACGCTGGTCAGCGAGGACCAGAAATACACCTATGGCACCCACGGCACACCGACGACGGATGCGCTGTGCGAGATGGTCAACAGCCTCGAAGGTTCGGCTGGCACCATCCTTCTGCCCTCCGGTCTTGCCGCCGTTACCGTGCCGTTCCTGGCCTATCTCTCGGCAGGCGACCATGCGCTCATCGTCGACTCCGTCTATTACCCAAGCCGCCGCTTCTGCAACACGATGCTGAAGCAGTTCGGTGTCGAGGTGGAATATTACGACCCGGCCATCGGTGCAGGAATAGAGGCGCTTTTCCGTCCCAACACGCGGCTTTTGCATCTGGAGGCCCCCGGCTCCAACACGTTCGAAATGCAGGACGTGGCACTGATGTCCGAGATCGCCCATCGGCATGACTGCGTCGTCACCATGGACAACACCTGGGCGACCCCGCTCTATTTCAAGCCGCTGGACCACGGCGTCGATGTCTCCATCCACGCAGCGACGAAATATCCGGCAGGCCATTCCGATGTGCTAATGGGCTTTGTCTCAGCCAATGAAAAGCACTGGCAAAAGCTTGATCACGCCAACCGCGACCTTGGCCTCTGCGTCACCTCCGACGATGCCTATCAGGTTTTGCGCGGCATGCGCACCATGGGTGTGCGGCTGGAACATCACCAGAAAAGCGCGCTCGAGATCGCCCAATGGCTGGAGGCCCGCGACGATGTCGCGCAAGTGCTGCACCCTGCCCTCCCCAGCTTCCCGTCCCACGATCTTTGGAAGCGCGACTTCAAGGGTTCCAGCGGCGTCTTTTCCTTCTTGCTGAAGTCGGATGCCGAACGCTTCAAGGAAACGTCGCACGCGTTCCTAGACGCTCTCTCGATCTTCGGCCTTGGCTTTTCCTGGGGCGGTTACGAGTCGCTTGCCGTTCCGGTTTCGCTGCGCGACCGCACTGTGGCGAAAGGCCCGACGGAAGGCCCCGTCATTCGCCTGCAAATCGGCCTGGAAGACGTGGCGGATATCAAGCGCGATCTCGAGGCAGGCTTCGCCGCCGCCGCAGTAGTCTGA
- a CDS encoding amino acid ABC transporter substrate-binding protein encodes MKKALLSAAIGAAVFGAASAASAATLADVKSKGFVTCGVSSGIPGFSNPDDKGEWSGIDVDYCRAIASAVFGDATKAKFVPLTSKDRFPALQSGEIDVLTRNTTWTVSRDSSLGFNFRTVNYYDGQGFVVKKALNVKSALELSGAAVCVQQGTTTELNLADYFKTNNLQYNPVVFEKESDATSAYDSGRCDVYTTDQSGLYAIRLKMKTPDENIVLPEIISKEPLGPAVRQGDDQWFDVVSWAHYAMINAEELGITSKNVDEQKSAANPDIKRLLGTEEGTKIGTDLGLTNEWAYNIVKQVGNYGEVFDRNVGAGSPLKIERGLNALWNKGGLQYAPPVR; translated from the coding sequence ATGAAAAAGGCACTTCTGTCAGCCGCCATTGGCGCAGCAGTTTTCGGAGCTGCATCGGCTGCATCTGCCGCAACGCTTGCAGACGTAAAGTCCAAGGGCTTCGTAACCTGCGGCGTAAGCTCCGGTATTCCAGGCTTCTCCAACCCTGATGACAAGGGTGAATGGTCGGGTATCGACGTTGACTATTGCCGCGCGATCGCGTCTGCGGTTTTTGGCGATGCAACCAAGGCAAAGTTCGTACCACTGACGTCCAAGGACCGTTTCCCGGCTCTCCAGTCTGGCGAAATCGACGTTCTGACGCGTAACACGACATGGACAGTCAGCCGCGACTCGTCGCTCGGCTTCAACTTCCGCACCGTCAACTACTATGACGGTCAGGGCTTCGTCGTGAAGAAGGCTCTCAACGTCAAGTCGGCTCTCGAGCTGTCGGGCGCTGCCGTTTGCGTTCAGCAGGGCACGACCACCGAACTCAACCTTGCCGACTACTTCAAGACCAACAACCTTCAGTACAACCCGGTCGTGTTCGAAAAGGAATCCGACGCCACCTCCGCTTACGATAGCGGCCGTTGCGACGTTTACACCACCGACCAGTCCGGCCTGTACGCGATCCGTCTGAAGATGAAGACACCGGACGAAAATATCGTTCTGCCTGAAATCATCTCCAAGGAGCCGCTCGGACCTGCCGTTCGCCAGGGCGACGACCAGTGGTTCGACGTTGTCAGCTGGGCTCACTACGCGATGATCAATGCCGAAGAACTCGGTATCACATCGAAGAACGTGGACGAGCAGAAGTCTGCCGCCAACCCTGACATCAAGCGCCTTCTGGGCACTGAAGAAGGCACGAAGATCGGCACAGACCTCGGCCTGACCAACGAATGGGCCTACAACATCGTCAAGCAGGTCGGTAACTACGGCGAAGTCTTCGACCGCAACGTTGGTGCCGGTTCTCCGCTGAAGATCGAGCGCGGCCTGAACGCGTTGTGGAACAAGGGCGGCCTTCAGTACGCTCCGCCAGTTCGCTAA